In the genome of Euleptes europaea isolate rEulEur1 chromosome 7, rEulEur1.hap1, whole genome shotgun sequence, one region contains:
- the CSKMT gene encoding citrate synthase-lysine N-methyltransferase CSKMT, mitochondrial, with amino-acid sequence AAAAASLASPRVAFRRLAVRSWHSSAASSSAWAEDLLRRMDKRDTWDRFYFEKGASGPRHFDWFFGYGDVSGLLLSTLRGLPSGEARILDVGCGTSALGLGLYRDSPRQLHISCLDFSPLALDSLRQLLRDSPPPRHPLSQLCCHLADATDLRDTFESGSFHLVLDKGTCDTLLRCLQGPGQAKQLVAECLRVLRPGGKVLQFSDEDPNARVPFLEQAGGVNVTVAEIGRINGICYYVYTLDQRLLDSTNSREQSPEGKGLKMGPDGLA; translated from the exons gctgctgctgctgcttccctggCATCCCCCCGGGTTGCTTTCAGGCGGCTGGCCGTGCGCTCCTGGCACTcttctgccgcctcctcttcgGCATGGGCAG AGGATCTGCTTCGTCGCATGGACAAGCGTGACACCTGGGACCGCTTCTATTTCGAGAAAGGGGCTAGCGGCCCCCGACATTTTGACTGGTTCTTCGGCTACGGAGACGTCTCAGGGTTGCTGCTGTCCACTCTGCGGGGTCTGCCCTCGGGCGAGGCCCGAATACTGGATGTCGGCTGCGGCACTTCGGCCTTGGGCTTGGGGCTGTATCGAGACTCCCCCCGCCAGCTCCACATTTcatgcttggatttctcccctctaGCCCTGGACTCCCTACGCCAGCTGCTCCGGGACAGTCCCCCTCCACGGCACCCGCTTTCCCAACTGTGCTGCCATCTGGCTGATGCCACTGACTTGAGAGACACTTTTGAATCAGGCTCTTTCCACCTGGTACTGGACAAGGGGACCTGTGATACATTGCTTCGGTGCCTGCAAGGGCCGGGCCAAGCCAAGCAGTTAGTGGCAGAATGCCTGAGGGTGCTGAGGCCCGGGGGCAAGGTTCTTCAGTTCTCTGATGAGGACCCGAATGCCAGGGTACCGTTCTTGGAACAGGCTGGGGGTGTGAACGTAACTGTAGCAGAGATCGGGCGCATTAATGGCATTTGCTACTACGTCTACACGCTTGATCAGAGACTCCTGGACTCAACGAACAGCAGGGAGCAAAGTCCAGAAGGAAAAGGGCTCAAAATGGGACCTGATGGCTTGGCTTAA